One part of the Vicia villosa cultivar HV-30 ecotype Madison, WI linkage group LG6, Vvil1.0, whole genome shotgun sequence genome encodes these proteins:
- the LOC131609205 gene encoding probable cyclic nucleotide-gated ion channel 20, chloroplastic: MFILPTSLGLTGEKYIGNVLPILLQYLYRMLRFFPRLLDLFPRGIIYESAKTNVIKSFLYYILFTNVVSSLWYFSGIQRVNQCLQEACHLANEPKCTTLMNCNSQWQNISATWSSDNGANNCLSDKSSFSYGIFSRIVPIATETSGVMNKYVNAIFWGLQQLANYARNLSPSHFVWEIRFTWFITVVGLFLYGHLIYNTQKFLYIFYQRMQEMHLRRRYVD; encoded by the exons ATGTTTATTCTACCGACTTCGCTGGGTTTAACAGGAGAAAAATATATTGGGAATGTTCTACCGATTCTTCTCCAATATCTATATCGAATGTTGAGATTTTTTCCTCGACTGCTGGATTTATTTCCAAGGGGAATTATATATGAGTCAGCCAAGACAAATGTCATTAAAAGTTTTCTCTATTATATTCTATTTACCAACGTTGTGAGTTCATTGTGGTACTTTTCTGGAATACAG AGAGTTAACCAATGTTTGCAAGAGGCCTGCCATCTCGCTAATGAACCTAAATGCACGACATTGATGAATTGTAATTCTCAATGGCAGAATATATCAGCTACATGGAGCAGTGATAACGGTGCAAATAATTGTTTAAGTGACAAATCTTCTTTTTCTTATGGTATATTTTCCAGAATTGTACCAATTGCTACAGAAACTAGTGGTGTGATGAACAAATATGTGAATGCTATATTTTGGGGCTTGCAG CAACTCGCTAATTATGCAAGAAATCTTTCACCAAGCCATTTTGTGTGGGAAATTCGGTTCACATGGTTCATCACTGTAGTAGGATTATTTCTTTACGGGCATCTAATTTATAACACGCAGAAatttttatatatcttttatcAAAG GATGCAAGAAATGCATCTTAGACGTCGTTATGTTGATTAA
- the LOC131613797 gene encoding uncharacterized protein LOC131613797 has translation MWKESSVKVLCSFQGVGYLGDKLKWHDSIYYVFNVYSSCSLGAKRVLWRELLRLKNKFVDGEWLTGGDFNAVKNREEKVGRSMVGSNSEWREFSSLIDDSGLMDVPSKGKKFSWFSGDGKSKSRIDRFLVADNIIRNWGVVGQFIGMRDISDHCPIWLVIDRANWGPKTFCCNKEWFSNKEFLPFVEKEWKDIKVDERGDFILKEKLRILKGRLRWWNKMVFGKIDLEINEGIRKMNEGMV, from the coding sequence ATGTGGAAAGAAAGTAGTGTGAAGGTTTTATGTAGCTTTCAAGGAGTGGGTTATTTGGGAGATAAATTAAAGTGGCATGATTCGATTTATTATGTGTTCAATGTCTATTCTTCTTGTTCTTTGGGAGCAAAGAGAGTTCTTTGGCGGGAGCTTTTGAGGCTAAAGAATAAGTTTGTAGATGGAGAATGGTTGACAGGAGGGGATTTCAATGCGGTAAAGAATCGGGAGGAAAAAGTAGGGAGGTCTATGGTGGGTAGCAATTCCGAATGGAGGGAGTTCTCTAGTTTAATTGATGATAGCGGTCTCATGGATGTGCCTTCTAAAGGAAAGAAGTTCTCTTGGTTTAGTGGTGATGGTAAATCTAAAAGTAGAATCGATAGATTTTTGGTGGCGGATAATATTATTAGAAATTGGGGTGTGGTGGGGCAGTTTATTGGCATGAGAGACATCTCAGATCATTGTCCTATTTGGTTGGTGATAGATCGTGCTAATTGGGGTCCGAAAACTTTTTGTTGCAATAAGGAGTGGTTCTCGAATAAGGAGTTTCTTCCTTTTGTGGAAAAGGAGTGGAAAGATATAAAAGTGGATGAGCGTGGAGATTTCATTCTTAAGGAGAAACTTAGGATTCTTAAAGGTAGACTTCGGTGGTGGAATAAAATGGTTTTTGGTAAGATAGATTTGGAAATTAATGAGGGGATTAGGAAAATGAATGAGGGGATGGTGTGA